DNA sequence from the Ammoniphilus oxalaticus genome:
ACAGCGAGAATCAGACGCGGCGCGAGCTTGCTGACATGGAATCAGGCGGCTTCCCAGGTGGCCAAAGGGCATAGCCTGGATATGGCGATCAATGATTTCTTCTCTCATGATTCATCCTCGGGAATTGAATACGGGGAACGTCTAAGGAAAAGCGGGATTCAATATAGAACGGCCGGTGAAAATATTGCCTGGGGGCAAATCGACGCAATTGAGGCCCATGAATCATTGATGAATAGCTTAGGTCATCGAAAAAACATCTTAAATAATGATTTCGCTACGCTAGGAGTAGGTGTGAAAGGAAACTATTATACTGAAAACTTTGTCACGCCATAATCGTTTCGCGACAGGCCGTCTATTTTGATAGCAACAATACAAGGGATGGATTCGTTTAAACCGTATAGGGTGAGGGGAGTTTCGGAAAGCGCTAGAAGTCTCCTTTTTATGATAAATATTCACGAAATTGAGGAGAACAGGGGGTTCTTATGACAAAAGAAAAATGGACTCTTCTTATATGTTGGAGGAATACGCGCATCGATGGGAGTACCCTTTGTACCCTATGAAAGAAAAAAGAAGATAAAACGGAAATTCACGGGAGAAACTCCCCTTAATCCGCCCGTTCTCCCGCCACTTCCAGAAAGTCCAGCGATAGGAGAGGGAGACCGGCTCCCACCCCAAATGATCAAACATCTAAACTGGCTTCTAACTCTGTCAGGATGGCTATGACCACTTCTGACGCTTGTTCTAGCTTTTTCAATGCTTCTTCCGCTCCGTGTAGGTCTGCTTGTTCATAACGTTCTACTGCCAGTCTCGCATAGTGATGAACTTCTTGGTGAGGTTGTTCTAATTCCTTGTATGTAGCGCTATTTTTGATGTGTTGCGGCAGATCGCCATAATACCACTTACCTAATCTGCATTCTTGATGGGTTGTAACTTGACTGGAGTCCACGGCTTGGATCCCTAACAGCATATTATAGATTCTCCATTTCCAAAGAAGGTGGTCCGTTTTTGCGACGCGGACTAAATCTTTTGCATTTAATTTAATGTTGATTTGGAAAAAGCTATTTCGAATCCGATCCATTTCACTGCTGAGTTGAAAAACTCTGTTTGCCGTTTCTTTTGCAATTCCTTGCGTGTAAATACTGTGATCATGAATCGAAGAGTTTCGTTCTGAGATGTCTGTGACGACAGCGGATTGTTCTTCTGTCATCGTTGCGATGTGTGAATTTGATTCGCTATTTTCCTGAATGGCGGTAATGATCTTGGATAGCGCGTCGCCGGCATGTTCGGCGCCCGCAACACTTTGATCAACTTGATCGCCTGTTTGTTTAATTTGTTGAATAAGCTGGGCGGATACATCTCGTAAATTCGTGAGGTTCGTCGTGATTTGCATTACTTGTTGCTTGGTTCGCTCCGAGAGGTTGCGAACTTCTCCCGCTACAACGGAAAAACCCCTGCCATGTTCTCCAGCCCGAGCCGCTTCAATCGCAGCGTTGAGAGCGAGTAAATTCGTTTGTTCAGATATTTCTTGGATGATGTTGGCGATCTGTTGTATATGTTCAATCTCTTGATTTAGCGAACTGACTTGGTCCACAAGTTGAACATAGACTTTTCCGACTTGCTCAATGTTGTTTAGCGCCTCGTCGATGACGACTTTGCTTTGGTCTGCCGATTGTACCGCGGTGTCGGATCCGTCCGCGACTCTTTCCGCGTGGTTGGCAACTTCATGAATCGTTGCGCTAATTTCTCCCATGGCAGTGGCAACACTGTGGCTTTCCTCTATTTGCTTGTCCATGGAGGTGACGAGTTCTTTAATCGAATCGACTTCAATGGTATCGTTTAGGAGGTCGGAGACATTAAATAAGAAAGACTTAAATGTTTCTTCCATATATACATTGACGATTAGTTGCTGATCGTAAGCGGCTAATTTTTGGACAGCGTGCGCCATTTGCATCATTCGGTGAGGATCACGGCGCATATTTTCCATAAGAATTAAAGTCATGGAATGTATCATTAAATGATGAGCAGAAATAAAATGGTCAGCAGTTAAGTGAATCCGACTATGAACATGGCCGATGATCTTTCTTGTCTTAATATATTCCTGGTCGATTTCCCCCTGAAAAAATTGTTCAAGGTATCGATCCATCGTTTGACGCAGTCTGTCAATCGTAGAGTGTTGGGCAATGATGTTTTGGAGATGGTCCACGGTCAGGAGATGTCCATAAAATCGATCGATGATTTCATTTTTATGTGGTCGTAACACTTGCGCCGCTTCGATTACATAGGTTAACGTCTCTTGATTGATGCCAAGAAAATTTAATTCTTTTTTCGCTTGTTCCTCGATGTTCGAGATGTCGGTTGAATGGGATTGTTTCATATATTCTTTCCAACCTTGTGGTTTCCTAGTGAAAAACACAGACGCTCCCCCTCCTTTTTTATAAGCAGTATTCTTTTCAATTACCAGAATAATTGGAAATCTACTTGTTTTCATTATAATGGCAATAGGTCCACGCGACTAGTTCTTTATTGACAATAAACCTTTGAAAACTGATTCTAGCAGTTTGGGACGGGACTTTACGCTCACCCTCGATAGGGTAGTCTCTTTTTTTGCAAACGAAAGAGTCGAGTATTTAAGGTAATCCCGACTCACTTTAAAGGTTGATCTATATTAGCTGTTCGTTTTATTACATTGCATCTGTTGTAGGTAATTTTCGAACTGTTGACTAGACAGTGGTCTGCTGAATAAATAGCCTTGCCCTTGACTACAGCCGTCCTCACTTAATACTGTTAATTGTTCGATTGTTTCAATACCTTCCGCAATTACATTCAAATTTAGTGTTTCGGCAATCGACAGGATTCCTTTTACAATCGCCTGACTTTCCTTTTTTAAATGAATGTCTCGCACAAAGGAGGGATCGATTTTTAATGTATCGATCGGGAGGTGTTGCAAATAACTGAATGAGCTATAGCCGGTTCCAAAGTCATCCATTGAAATATGAATCCCTAACGCTCTGATTTGTTGTAGGATGATCGATGCATCCTCTAGATCCGCAAAAACACTTTCGGTCACTTCAAATTCAAGCCATTGGGGTTCCAAACCTGTATCTTTCAGAACCGCTTTGATCTGAGGGAGCAGATCAGGCTCGAATAATTGTCGAACCGATAGATTAATCGATAGTTTGACAGGGGGATAGCCTGCTCGTTGCCATTCAACCGCTTGTTCGCATCCACGTCGCATAATCCATTCCCCCAACGGAACAATTAACCCTGTGTCCTCGGCGACGGGGATAAATTTATTTGGCGCGATTCGGCCCAATTCAGGATGCTTCCAACGAACCAAAGCTTCCATCCCAACTAAACAACCTGTGCTAAGATCGACTTTTGGTTGGTAATCCATGTAAAATTGTTCTAGTTCAATCGCTTTTTTCAGTTCATACTCTAACAAAATTCGTTCCAGGGAACGCTGTTCCATTTCGGAGTCAAAAAATAAATAGCCATTTCTCCCTTGATCTTTCACGGCGTATAGCGCCATATCCGCTCGCTTGATCAGTTCTTCCGCGCTCTTTCCATCAGATGGGAAAAAGGAGATTCCTAAACTGCATGTAATCGTATGTTTTTTCTTGCCTATTTTAATTGGTTTTTGAAAGCTGTCCAAAATCCGTTTAGCGACTTGTTCGGCTTCTTTCATGTCTGTAATATTGGTGAGCATCACGGTGAATTCATCACCGCCCATTCGGGCTAACAGGTCGTTCGAGCGGATCGACTGTTTAATCCTTTTGCCCACTTCGGTTAGGACGAGATCGCCGCTTTCGTGTCCCCAGGAATCATTAATTTGTTTAAAGCGATCGACATCAAGAAAGATGATGGCTAGTTGCGATTGGAACTGTTTCGCGTAACGAACTTCTTTGCGGATTCGGTCCATAAACAATCTTCGATTCGGTAATTGAGTTAACGTGTCGTGGTAAGCTAAATGGTAAATTTTTTGTTCGGATTGTTTGCGATCGGTAATATCGCGCATGACGAGTACGAAGCTAAGAACATAACCGGTTTCGTTTAAGATCGAACTGACTCTTGCTTCCACATCAATATAGTTCCCGCTTTTCTTTTGGACACGGAATTCCAACTGCGAGGACATCATTTTGGTCACGGACATTTGTTGAATCCCATGGGAGACGATTTCTCGATCTTCAGGATGGACCCATTGTAGTAAATTACCCGATTCTAATTCCGTTAAGCGGTGACCTAAATGAATCGTATGCGTAGGGGACACATATTGAAAATTAGCTTCCCCGTCTATAATCGAAATGAGGTCTGAAGAATTTTCCGTAATTAAACGATATTTTTCCTCATTCCTCCTTAATTCTTGCTCCATCCTTTTCCGATCTGTGATCTCGTTGCGTAACGAAATATATTGGTATGGCCTCCCATCATCATCTAAAAAAGGAACAATCGTTGTGTCGACCCAATAAAAAGAACCGTCCTTGGCCTTGTTTTTCACTTCGCCACGCCATATATTCCCTGTTGCAATGGTCGCCCACATGTCTCGAAAAAAATCTGAAGAGTGATAATCGGAATTTACAATCCGATGATCTTGACCAAGTAATTCTTCACGATCATATTGAGAAATTTTGCAAAACTGCTCATTCACTTCAAGAATCTTCCCGCGGTGATCCGTAATCGCGACGATGGAAGACTGGTCTAAAGCAAATTTAATATCGGCGAGTTCCCTCAGTACGTCTTTTAATTTTTCATCCTTTTCAAATAGCAAATTTTTTAAGGATAAATCAAGCGGGTAACGAAACTCAACTAATGGATTGCTTTTCACCTTTTTACCACCCCTTAACCAAACTGAACATATATGGCGCGCTTTATCAAAAATGCAAACGAAAGGTGGATTTTTTATATTTATTTACAAAATAAATGGAATACACTCCTCACCCCAAGCCTCAGTGTCCAAATATAAATGGCTACTTTTCGTTTCCATCATTAACCATACCGTTATTGTGTTAGTTTAGTATGAGTATAGCCCTATACCTATGAAAAGTCTATGAATAAAATGGCTCGAAAGTATGGACAACAAAAGGCGGGACGGTCCGTCTCAGCGCAACTAATCACCTAAAAAAAATAAAGTTTATAGGGGATAAGTCTTGAAAATAAACAGTTGTTAAAATATAATTTTATACAGGATTAGAAAAATATACCAAACCAGGAATGATATCTCCTAATCTATACGAACTGAGCTCTACCCAAGTAAACGGCGGCCTTTTTTCCACAGAGAAATGGGCGAAAGGGGAACGAATGATGAATGAAAGTCGGTTGTCTAGGTTGTTCGGCTCATCACGAAAGTTACGCTCGCAGTTATTGACATGGTTTTTAATCATGTCGATCATTCCTTTAATTGTTGTTTGTTTATTATCCTTTTATCAAGTCCGGCAGACACAGGATTTTATAATGGCGGGAGAGATTGAAAATCTTTCGTCCATTGGGGAATCGAATGCGGAGTTTATTACGGCCTGGTTAGAAGTCAGACAGGATGAAATGCGTTATTTAGCTGAGTTGAATGCGGCGCAACAAATGGATAAGCAAGAGATTGACCATTTGTTGCAAAAGATGGCTGATGCGAAAGGGTTTTATGACACGATTTTTTCGGTTGATGCCAATGGGGTAGGCTTTTCTGGGATTGAACACGCGGGCGGCTCCGCTCGGATTCAAACGGAACAAGAGGTGAACGATTTTGTCGTTGACGATAGAGAGTGGTTTCAGGCGGCGATTGCAGGAAATGAGACGTTTTCTCAGCCATTGATCTCAAGGGCAACAGGAAATTATGTGGTTACGGTTGCTGTTCCAATCTATCAAGGCGGTGAGATTGTTGGGGTGATGAGGGGCGCCGTGTTACTCGATACAATTATGAAAAGGGTTCAACAATTAGAGCTTGGAGAATCCGCGGAAGTCTACCTCGTTGATCGGAAAGGGTTATTGGTCACCCCAGCGGAATCGATAACGAACATGGACCAGGCGATTGAAACGGAAGCATCTGTAGCGATTGGAAATGAGCAAAGTGGCTCCGGTATTTATGCGAACGCGCAGGGGACGGATGTTGTCGGGGCTTATCAATATATTCCGTTGTTGCAGTGGGGATTAGTGACTGAAATTGATCAAACCCACGTTTTAAGTGAGGCCACTTCGTTACGTAATCAATTGATGTCTTTATTTACGATCATTGTGATCGTTTGTATCGTAGGCATTATCGTTTGCGCTCTGCTGATTGCTCGCTCAATCACGCGGCCCGTTGAAACGATTGTAGAAGCGCTGCAACATGTGGCTGAAGGCGATTTGACGAAAAGGATGGAAATCAGTTTAGATCAAGAACAATCACGAAATGAAATCAATCGCCTCGCGGTTCATTTCAATCAAATGACGAGTGACCTGAATCAGTTGACGCGAAGCATAACGAATAATTCTGGGATGGTTGCCCGCATATCGGAAGAGGTAACAGCGAGCAGTGAACAGACAAGTCATGTTTCAAGCGAAATTGCAACTTCGATTCAGGAAATTTCATCGGGCCAAGATCAGCAAGTAACGGATATCCAACATGCTAAAGTCGTTGTGGATGAGATGTCAGGCGCGATCCAGCTGATTGTGGATGAGATTCAAACGGTGGCGGATGTGGCGACGGATACGTCTCAATTAGCGGAGGAAGGCAAACAGGTCATCGATCAGTCTATTGAGCAAATGAGAAAAGTGAGTCATGCCAGTCAAGCAATGGGAGAAGTTATCCAGGATTTACATGATAAAACAGGCGAGATTGAAAAGGTGATGGATTTAATTCGTCATATTTCGGAGCAAACCAACCTTTTGGCGCTGAATGCGTCGATTGAAGCGGCGCGAGCAGGACACCATGGAAGGGGTTTTGCCGTGGTCGCCGATGAAATTCGTAAGTTGGCGGAGCAATCCAATGAATCGACGAACCAAGTGAACCAGATTATTGTTGAGATTCAAGAAGGGTCCAAGAAAACGGTTGAATCGAATCAAAGTGGACAACTTGCGATTGGGCAATGCGCCTCGATGGTGAATCACGCAGGTGAATGTTTTGCGGAGATCACCGAATCTGTCAATAACGTGAGTGATCGCATGCAAGAGGTCTCATCTTCTACGGAACAGATGAAAGCTTCTTCAGTGGAATTGGTCCGCTTGATTGAGCAAGTCTCACATATTTCTGAGCAGTTTGCCTCCTATACGAGGAAAGTGGCTGCGGGATCGGAAGAACAACTAGCCTCGATGGAAGAGATTGCGGCGTCAGCCCAACAACTATCTGGAATGGCTGGAGAATTACAGGAGTTGGTTAAACGTTTTAAGACGGAGGACGCTTAAAAAGGGTCGGATTATACACAATCGACCCCCGTTAGCGAGAAGGTTGACAATCTGACTTGACGATGAGCTGCATGGCATATACGATGAAAGATGAAGAAGATTCACGTATTGTGGCATCAAAGAGTGAATGCGGTTACAACAACCACTATCGGGGGAGGGCGACGACGATATGAAACAACAGATCATCGATGAAATAAATAAAAGAGCTAAACCGTTACATACGAGTCAAGATTTGGAACCTTTAATGGATGAAATCGGAGAGATTCCGATTGTATTACTCGGTGAAGCGACGCACGGCAGCGCGGAATTTTATAAATGGCGATTTGAGATGACGAAGAAACTCATTGTCGAAAAAGGGTTCAATGCTGTTGTCGTTGAAGGTGACTGGCCTCCATGTTTTGAACTCAATCGTTATGTAAAAGGCAAAGCGCATCAGGATACAGATTTGAAGACTTTATTGAAACAACTGTTCAATTACTACCCATCCTGGGTGTTAGGCAATGAAGAGATGATTCCCGTTATTGAATGGGTGAAGGATTATAATCGTGAGCTACCGGAAGAAGAGAAAATAGGTTTTTACGGAAATGATGTAAAAAGCTTGTGGGAGTCTCTTGAGGAAGTCATTCGATATTTAGAACGGACCGAATCAGACGAGCTGGTGGCCATGGCTAAGATGATCTACGCGAACTTGGAGTCGAGCCAACGCAACCCGCAAATTTACGGATTAAACGCGATGTTTTTTGGGCAGTCGGTCGCGGAAGATGTGGAAGCGCTCTATCAAAAAGTGGTAGAGAGCAGAAAAGACCTCAAAGATATAGACGATGAACAATTCAATGATGAAATTAATGCTTTTGTGATGCGCAATTCAGAGCGCTATTGGCGTTCGATGGCGACCGAAGGACCAGACAACTGGAACATTCGAGTATACCATATGGTCGATATGATCTATCGGTTGATGGAATATCATGGCGAGCAAAGCAAGATCATCGTTTGGGGACACAATACCCACTTTGGCGATGCGCGGGCGACGGAAGGAATGCCGTTGGAAGGTTTCGTCAATGAAGGACAAGTGATCCGCGAACAAAAGGGAGAGGATCAAGTATATATCCTTGGTTTTTCCACGTATTCAGGGGAAGTGATTGCATCGACGGCTTGGAACGAACCGTTACAAGTGATGGAGGTTCCGCCTGCGGTTGAGGGAAGTTGGGACGCGCTCCTTCACGAAGCGGGAGCGGAAGATCGACTCTTGATTTTTGGGAAAGATGAACCTGTTTTTTCCACTTCGATTCCGCAACGAGCAATTGGAGCGGTTTACCGACCACATGAAGTGGAGTATCAAACGTATGTGGCAACCCGTTTATCGGATCGGTATAATGCGTTGATCCATATTGATCAGACGCGCCCGGTTAAACCGTTACTCCCAAAATAAGCGTACTCTATGCGCGAGGCAATCCGACTTGGATTGTACTCGTGTTTTTTTGGGGAAAATAGATGCTCTAAAAGTTTACCTCAGACAAATGAGTTTGAGTTGGGCAACAGTTTTTGGGCGGCGAAACAACGTTTCCCTAGACCCACATCACCTTCTGCTGTTACGATAGATTAACAAGGCAATGACGTTGATTATAGAGAAAGGATGGGTGGGGAATGGTGTTGTTAGAAACTGACAAGAGAGGCGAACGAGGCGCTTGGATTAGTATTGCGGCGTATCTCTTCTTGTCAATCTTTAAACTCATCTCCGCTTACTGGTTTAACTCCGAAGCGCTTTTAGCGGATGGTCTTAACAATTCGACGGATATCGTTTTATCCGTTGCTATATTAATCGGAATTCGCATTTCGCGGATCCCGCCAGACGAAAATCATAGGTATGGTCATTTGAAAGCGGAGTCCATCGCTTCACTCGTCGCTTCATTTATCATGATGAGTGTCGGACTAAAAATTATTTGGGATTCTTTCCAGCAATTACTGTATGAACCAGCGTCTGTCGTGCCAGATGGGCGGGCTGCGTGGATTGCATTAATCTCTGCTGGGGTGATGTATTTTGTGTACCGTTATAATACAAAGCTAGCGGCGGTTACGAAAAGCCCCGCATTGCTCGCCGCGGCAAAAGATAATTTATCAGACGTATGGGTGAGTGTCGGGGCGGCAATTGGCATTTTCGGTTCGGGGTGGGGGTTGCCTTGGTTAGACCGACTTGCCGCTGTCGTTGTTGCGATTATGATTTGCAAAACGGCGTGGGATATTTTTACAGAATCGGCTCACCAACTGACCGACGGATTTGATGAAAAATTATTGCCGCGCTATGTGGAAACGATTCGAGCGGTTGACGGAGTACGGGCGGTTGACAACATTAAAGCGCGCAGCTATGGCGCGGCGGTGTTTGTCGATGTCGTCATCCACGTTCATCCGCAGCTCGATATCGTTCGATCCCATGCGATCTGCAATGAGATTGAACATATCATGTTAAAGATCCACCATGTTCATTATGTTCATATCCACATTGAGCCGGATAAAAAATTGCTCGCCGCTTATTTCGTTTAACACGCGCTCGTTCGTGTTTGAAACGAAAGGTCTTCCAGCTCCCATCTTAATACGAGCAGGCCTAGTTCTATCGGAACTGGGCTTTTTTCCTATTTACGCATATTACGACCCTTTACAGAATAAAGTTATCGTGGTATTGAAATTGAACGTATGGAGGTTTGGGAGGATGGATTTAAGAGTATTGGATTTACAGTATCGATTGGAACAAACGCAACGACATTTAAAAGGTCATCGCCACCTTAGTCAACTATATAAAGAAGATATTAAAGAGATTGAAAAAATTTTGTTAGAAATCAAAATGATCGTCTCGCTGCCGAATGATCGTCGGTTCTTGAATTAATGCAGGACGGGGAGCAAGGCGCAAAAAAAAAGAACCTGGTGGCGTTTGTTCACTAGGTTCCGCGCTGAAAAGAACTATTTTATTTGTTTAAGATCGTCCCGTTTGTCGTCGTCATCCATAATCCCTTTTGTTGAATCTTTAAATTCTTTTAGCGTTCTGCCAAAAGCTCGACCTAGTTCGGGCAATTTGTTCGGTCCAAAAACGACAAGGGCAATGACTAAAATAAGAACAAGTCCTGGAACACCAATATTTTGAAGCATTAAGATCATACCTTTCTTTAAGGAAACATTACTCCCTCTTAGTTTAACGGAAAATCAATGACTTCACAATGTTACTTTTAAATTTATGTTTTTTACTGTTCAAATAAAAACGTCGTAAAAGTGAGACAAACGTATACAGACATGTTATATTGAACATATACCAATTTTTGAGAGTTGGTTTTATTTAGAGTTAGGGGGTCGGACAGCGATGATTGGACAGATCTTCACGCCCATCAGTTTAATGAAAAAAGTTTTCCGTCTTGGAGAGAGGTCATTGGCCCGTGAGGAAATATCTCATCGATTAGAGATTCTGAATTCGGGCAATTCGCTTGATTTTGAACAGATTATTCAGGCGGCGCTCGATGAAGCCAACTCCCCTTTTCAGGAAGGCAGTTCAAAAGCAATTATTGAGTTTCAACAAAAACCGAGTCCCGTGGCCGAGGCAGTGTCGCAAATCCTAAACAAGATGGATACAGGCGCGCCGATGACGGAAGAACAGTTACTGAGAAGGCTACGCTCGAAAAATAAAATTTCATGGAGTCTCGCTTTTGAACGAATTGGGTTGTTAGCGGATCATCGTTTTTCGCAATTGGTGGATGGACGCTGGCTGTTAACAAATTGGGAATTTGTGAATGACGAAGTGTATCATTATTTGACTGAGCATGAAACGACACAAGTGCCTCGACGAGAAATTGCGCAACTGCTCGACGTAAAAATGGGATATAGAAAGAAAAAATGTCTCTTTTTACCCGAGTATGATCAGCGGTTCCAGATCGATCAGACAAGTTTGGCGGTGCTTTCCAAAGCACCAGTTGGCAATGCATCAGAAGAAACGCGGCGTGAAGAGGATGGGGGAGAGACTCTCCAGACTCAAGCAAATGCGAAAGAAGATAAATCATTTATGGAGGTGGCGGCTGCCATGAGTCAAGTTGTAGAAGCTAAAAAAACGATTGTAGATGAAGTTGTGGATGATTTAATGGGGGCGTTGATCAAATTGGAACAACGTTCGAACGAAATGAAAGACGAAGTGGTCGGTCACTTCTCCTCAAATAATCTAGAAGCGATTAAAGGTTTGATGAGCGAAAAGGAAAAGAACGAAACAGTGCTATCTAAGCTAAAAGAAATTGTGGACGAGCTTACGTAATTTATGTAAAGACGAGACCAGGCCTAACTTTTTAGGTAAAGGGATCGAGCTTGGAGTTGATTGGCATTCTTACTCAGCGGTTTGAACGTCTTCGCGGGATCATTCAACTGCGAATTCAAAAGATAAAGGAACTTGAGGAGCAAGCGGTTCTGCTTTTTGAAAAAGGGGAATTGGATGCGATCGAGGTGTTGATGCAGCAAAAAGATTCGATCATCACAACGAACGAACAACTTGCTTTATTTGTTGAAAAATGGGAAAAGAGAACAGCTCCAAAAGAGAGGCAACGATTATCCATCTGAGGGAGTGGAGTGTGATGGACGAATGAGCAATAATCGTGTTTGCGAATTGTTGGAGATTCAATATCCGATTATTGAAGGCGGACTTGCTTATGTAGGCAATGGCGCGCTTGCTGCGGCGGTGTCGAATGGCGGCGGATTTGGCGTGGTCGGTTCGGCGGGACGGACTGTGGAAAATTTTTGTCGTGAAATTAAACTTGCCGCTGAACAAACGGAGCTTCCTTTTGGCGTCAATTTTCCGATCAGTCAGCATGCGGACAACGATAAGATCGTTCAAGCGATTTTAGATCACAAGCATCTAATTAGAGCTGTAAGTATCTCCGCGGGAAATCCGCGTCCATACATTCCCATTTTTAAAGATGCGGGCCTGAAAGCGCTCGTGTTGACTTCGACTGTCCATCAATCGTTGCGGGCTGAACAGGCGGGGGCTGATCTCGTTGTCTGTGAGGGGTATGAAGCGGGCGGACATCTTGGACCAGCGGAAATGACTTTATTTTCACTCATTCCGCAGGTTGTTCGAGTTGTCTCCATTCCCGTTGTCGCTGCGGGTGGACTTAGTGATGGACGGGGGATCCTGGCGGCATTTGCGCTCGGCGCTGAAGGGGTCCAACTCGGCACACGATTTGTCGCAACAACCGAGTGTGAGGCGCATGACGCTTACAAGCGTTTATTGCTGGACGCGGATGATGATGCGACAACGGTGATTGAACGCAGTATCGGGCGCGTTACGCGCGTGTTGAAAAGTCAGTATGTAGATGACATTTTAGCGGTCGAGCAAAGTAACCCAAGTGTAGACACGTTGCTTCCTTACATAAAAGGTAGAAACAAAATCGCCGCGATCGATGGCAAAACGGATGCGGGTTGGTTGAACTGTGGACAATCGGTCGGTTTAATCGATTCGATTGAAAGCGCGACATCCGTTGTCAAACGGTTGGTTCAGGAAGTCCAGTTGTTAGCGAGCGGGGATACGTTGGATGTATTTAAGTGAGCAGCGAGGCGGCGATATGAGAAGAAACAGGCGTAGGAAATGCTTTCCTATGCCTGTGTTGTGTTGGGGGTGAATCATGGTTAGGTTCCACTGAATCCGGCTGCGCAGGACCCTGCCGACATTTTAGCAGGAGAATCTCCGCTTAATTCCTTGGAATCCTCGATTCCCATGAG
Encoded proteins:
- a CDS encoding CAP domain-containing protein; protein product: MIGYGYQYSGGHLNLDSPTTITAQEKERIEASFERQLLDLTNTARIRRGASLLTWNQAASQVAKGHSLDMAINDFFSHDSSSGIEYGERLRKSGIQYRTAGENIAWGQIDAIEAHESLMNSLGHRKNILNNDFATLGVGVKGNYYTENFVTP
- a CDS encoding methyl-accepting chemotaxis protein codes for the protein MFFTRKPQGWKEYMKQSHSTDISNIEEQAKKELNFLGINQETLTYVIEAAQVLRPHKNEIIDRFYGHLLTVDHLQNIIAQHSTIDRLRQTMDRYLEQFFQGEIDQEYIKTRKIIGHVHSRIHLTADHFISAHHLMIHSMTLILMENMRRDPHRMMQMAHAVQKLAAYDQQLIVNVYMEETFKSFLFNVSDLLNDTIEVDSIKELVTSMDKQIEESHSVATAMGEISATIHEVANHAERVADGSDTAVQSADQSKVVIDEALNNIEQVGKVYVQLVDQVSSLNQEIEHIQQIANIIQEISEQTNLLALNAAIEAARAGEHGRGFSVVAGEVRNLSERTKQQVMQITTNLTNLRDVSAQLIQQIKQTGDQVDQSVAGAEHAGDALSKIITAIQENSESNSHIATMTEEQSAVVTDISERNSSIHDHSIYTQGIAKETANRVFQLSSEMDRIRNSFFQINIKLNAKDLVRVAKTDHLLWKWRIYNMLLGIQAVDSSQVTTHQECRLGKWYYGDLPQHIKNSATYKELEQPHQEVHHYARLAVERYEQADLHGAEEALKKLEQASEVVIAILTELEASLDV
- a CDS encoding sensor domain-containing protein, which gives rise to MKSNPLVEFRYPLDLSLKNLLFEKDEKLKDVLRELADIKFALDQSSIVAITDHRGKILEVNEQFCKISQYDREELLGQDHRIVNSDYHSSDFFRDMWATIATGNIWRGEVKNKAKDGSFYWVDTTIVPFLDDDGRPYQYISLRNEITDRKRMEQELRRNEEKYRLITENSSDLISIIDGEANFQYVSPTHTIHLGHRLTELESGNLLQWVHPEDREIVSHGIQQMSVTKMMSSQLEFRVQKKSGNYIDVEARVSSILNETGYVLSFVLVMRDITDRKQSEQKIYHLAYHDTLTQLPNRRLFMDRIRKEVRYAKQFQSQLAIIFLDVDRFKQINDSWGHESGDLVLTEVGKRIKQSIRSNDLLARMGGDEFTVMLTNITDMKEAEQVAKRILDSFQKPIKIGKKKHTITCSLGISFFPSDGKSAEELIKRADMALYAVKDQGRNGYLFFDSEMEQRSLERILLEYELKKAIELEQFYMDYQPKVDLSTGCLVGMEALVRWKHPELGRIAPNKFIPVAEDTGLIVPLGEWIMRRGCEQAVEWQRAGYPPVKLSINLSVRQLFEPDLLPQIKAVLKDTGLEPQWLEFEVTESVFADLEDASIILQQIRALGIHISMDDFGTGYSSFSYLQHLPIDTLKIDPSFVRDIHLKKESQAIVKGILSIAETLNLNVIAEGIETIEQLTVLSEDGCSQGQGYLFSRPLSSQQFENYLQQMQCNKTNS
- a CDS encoding methyl-accepting chemotaxis protein, whose translation is MMNESRLSRLFGSSRKLRSQLLTWFLIMSIIPLIVVCLLSFYQVRQTQDFIMAGEIENLSSIGESNAEFITAWLEVRQDEMRYLAELNAAQQMDKQEIDHLLQKMADAKGFYDTIFSVDANGVGFSGIEHAGGSARIQTEQEVNDFVVDDREWFQAAIAGNETFSQPLISRATGNYVVTVAVPIYQGGEIVGVMRGAVLLDTIMKRVQQLELGESAEVYLVDRKGLLVTPAESITNMDQAIETEASVAIGNEQSGSGIYANAQGTDVVGAYQYIPLLQWGLVTEIDQTHVLSEATSLRNQLMSLFTIIVIVCIVGIIVCALLIARSITRPVETIVEALQHVAEGDLTKRMEISLDQEQSRNEINRLAVHFNQMTSDLNQLTRSITNNSGMVARISEEVTASSEQTSHVSSEIATSIQEISSGQDQQVTDIQHAKVVVDEMSGAIQLIVDEIQTVADVATDTSQLAEEGKQVIDQSIEQMRKVSHASQAMGEVIQDLHDKTGEIEKVMDLIRHISEQTNLLALNASIEAARAGHHGRGFAVVADEIRKLAEQSNESTNQVNQIIVEIQEGSKKTVESNQSGQLAIGQCASMVNHAGECFAEITESVNNVSDRMQEVSSSTEQMKASSVELVRLIEQVSHISEQFASYTRKVAAGSEEQLASMEEIAASAQQLSGMAGELQELVKRFKTEDA
- a CDS encoding erythromycin esterase family protein gives rise to the protein MKQQIIDEINKRAKPLHTSQDLEPLMDEIGEIPIVLLGEATHGSAEFYKWRFEMTKKLIVEKGFNAVVVEGDWPPCFELNRYVKGKAHQDTDLKTLLKQLFNYYPSWVLGNEEMIPVIEWVKDYNRELPEEEKIGFYGNDVKSLWESLEEVIRYLERTESDELVAMAKMIYANLESSQRNPQIYGLNAMFFGQSVAEDVEALYQKVVESRKDLKDIDDEQFNDEINAFVMRNSERYWRSMATEGPDNWNIRVYHMVDMIYRLMEYHGEQSKIIVWGHNTHFGDARATEGMPLEGFVNEGQVIREQKGEDQVYILGFSTYSGEVIASTAWNEPLQVMEVPPAVEGSWDALLHEAGAEDRLLIFGKDEPVFSTSIPQRAIGAVYRPHEVEYQTYVATRLSDRYNALIHIDQTRPVKPLLPK